The Parasedimentitalea marina genome window below encodes:
- the hutI gene encoding imidazolonepropionase, with translation MNGHNNYKGIQTALQDELKVGLQHDLYSLENCHIATLANNDTPYGLVENAACLIDDGIITWVGDRRELGNDAQWDQVLDLGGRMVTPALIDCHTHIVHGGDRAQEFEMRLNGASYEEVARAGGGIISTVTATRDADDASLLASALPRVDAMIAEGVTLIEIKSGYGLTQDSELRVLRVARQITQHRPVEVRTTYLGAHAVPAEYADRADAYIDDVCIPTLRLAHEQGLVDAVDAFCEGIAFDTHQVARVFDVAKELGLQIKIHAEQLSNLGGTAMAAGYGALSADHIEYLDETGVQAMAAADVTAVILPGAFYTLRETQQPPVAVLRKHGVPMAVATDANPGSSPMTSILLAMNMACTLFRLTPEEALLGTTRHAAGALGLSDRGMVAAGMRADLAVWNIKHPSELAYRIGFNPLHQRIFGGRL, from the coding sequence ATGAATGGACATAATAACTATAAGGGCATACAAACTGCATTGCAAGACGAACTGAAAGTGGGACTTCAGCATGACCTGTACTCTTTAGAAAACTGCCACATTGCCACATTGGCCAATAACGACACGCCCTATGGTCTGGTTGAAAACGCGGCCTGTTTGATCGACGACGGTATAATCACATGGGTTGGCGACAGGCGCGAGTTAGGCAACGATGCGCAGTGGGATCAGGTGCTTGACCTAGGTGGGCGCATGGTGACCCCGGCGTTGATCGACTGTCATACCCATATTGTTCATGGTGGCGATCGGGCGCAGGAATTCGAAATGCGCTTGAATGGTGCGTCATACGAAGAGGTCGCACGGGCAGGGGGGGGAATCATCTCCACTGTCACCGCGACCCGCGATGCCGACGACGCGTCACTACTGGCCTCGGCCTTGCCGCGTGTTGATGCGATGATCGCCGAGGGTGTTACGCTTATTGAAATCAAATCCGGCTACGGGCTGACGCAAGACTCCGAACTGCGGGTGTTGCGTGTGGCACGTCAGATTACGCAGCATCGCCCGGTTGAGGTGCGCACGACCTATCTGGGTGCTCATGCGGTGCCAGCAGAATATGCCGACCGCGCTGACGCCTATATTGACGATGTCTGTATTCCAACCTTACGACTGGCACATGAGCAAGGATTGGTGGATGCGGTAGACGCCTTTTGCGAAGGCATCGCATTTGACACACATCAGGTGGCACGGGTGTTTGACGTCGCCAAAGAGCTTGGCTTGCAGATCAAAATTCACGCCGAACAACTGTCAAACCTTGGTGGGACCGCGATGGCGGCAGGCTACGGTGCGCTGTCTGCCGATCACATCGAATATCTGGACGAAACAGGTGTGCAGGCCATGGCAGCGGCCGACGTTACTGCGGTCATTCTGCCAGGAGCTTTTTACACGCTACGTGAAACCCAACAGCCTCCCGTTGCGGTATTGCGCAAACATGGCGTGCCGATGGCCGTGGCTACGGATGCCAACCCCGGGTCTTCACCGATGACTTCTATTCTGCTGGCAATGAACATGGCTTGCACGCTGTTCCGCTTGACCCCCGAAGAGGCTTTGCTGGGCACAACGCGCCACGCGGCGGGCGCCTTGGGGCTGTCAGATCGGGGCATGGTCGCTGCCGGTATGCGGGCTGATCTGGCTGTCTGGAATATCAAACACCCATCCGAGCTTGCATATCGCATCGGGTTCAATCCACTTCATCAACGCATTTTCGGAGGCCGACT